The Kordia sp. SMS9 genome window below encodes:
- a CDS encoding alpha/beta fold hydrolase encodes MILITCTALYAQKGTFEKEESFHRYAEYIEDKAITWGYLSVPEDWNQPASDSIKIAVAVLKNSQGKSDAEALVFIQGGPGQGNVDDIWTWQNHPLRKNHDIVLFDTRGTGYSQPRLCPDLGKEFLAILAKNQSPSKDEEQKANAALACKSDLIKKGINIDSYHSTSAAKDLHALKKSLGYNQWNIYGVSYGTYMAQVYANMFPNDISQLILDSSIADISEYYTANTTNYMTSLQKVFNACKADENCTNSYPNIESVFYEVIADLEKNPITVAVDKYLVESESFTFNAEDFKVALQQALYNKQLVEVIPLLIYEFKARNKIALGNLVPAFSALLSMDYGVYFCMSCNETLPRNDLEELQQRSENYKGLQGPLSFYKSDFTVCKKWNIQKDSILYQDLNNLKESTMQVLVFGGEFDPITPEGNAEKTANLFANGTAVTAYTYGHVPSFTPIGIEVVTAFIDTNEFPKKEVFQKAPKLEVVSAITVNGGVSAMGNSLNEQDPMFLAPLLIALGVALAFIIAHGIKLIRRKYKNFSDKLVRILCLVTSIFGIITLIGFTNALLTTVDQNFYILAFGLPNAYDYLYIFMWIFLGLLAVTFIFYTLKIKQLNERSILFTIIFSNILIAVYFLYWGII; translated from the coding sequence ATGATTCTCATTACATGCACGGCATTGTATGCACAAAAGGGTACTTTTGAAAAAGAAGAATCATTCCACAGATATGCGGAATACATAGAAGATAAAGCCATTACTTGGGGATATTTATCGGTTCCGGAAGATTGGAATCAACCTGCAAGCGATTCTATTAAAATTGCGGTGGCAGTATTAAAAAATAGCCAAGGGAAATCAGATGCAGAAGCTTTGGTATTTATTCAGGGTGGTCCTGGTCAAGGAAATGTTGATGATATATGGACTTGGCAGAATCATCCTTTGCGAAAAAATCATGACATTGTCTTGTTTGATACTAGAGGAACTGGCTATTCGCAACCACGATTATGTCCAGATTTGGGAAAAGAATTCTTGGCAATTTTGGCAAAAAATCAATCGCCCTCCAAAGATGAAGAACAAAAAGCAAATGCTGCGTTGGCGTGTAAATCTGATTTAATAAAAAAAGGAATCAACATAGATTCGTATCACAGTACTTCGGCAGCGAAAGACTTACATGCACTTAAAAAGAGTTTGGGCTACAACCAATGGAATATTTACGGAGTTTCTTACGGAACTTATATGGCGCAAGTGTATGCAAACATGTTTCCCAACGATATTAGCCAATTGATCTTAGATTCTTCAATAGCAGATATTTCTGAATATTACACTGCCAATACCACCAATTACATGACAAGTTTGCAAAAAGTATTCAACGCATGTAAAGCAGATGAAAATTGTACAAACAGCTATCCAAATATTGAAAGTGTATTTTATGAAGTAATTGCAGATTTGGAGAAAAATCCAATTACCGTTGCGGTTGACAAATATTTAGTCGAATCAGAATCGTTTACCTTCAATGCCGAAGATTTTAAAGTAGCATTGCAGCAAGCGCTGTACAACAAACAATTGGTAGAAGTGATTCCGTTGTTGATCTATGAATTTAAAGCGCGAAACAAAATAGCGTTGGGTAATTTAGTTCCCGCTTTTTCAGCATTGTTAAGTATGGATTATGGTGTGTACTTTTGTATGAGTTGTAACGAAACCTTACCACGAAATGATTTGGAGGAACTTCAGCAAAGATCTGAAAATTACAAAGGACTGCAAGGACCACTTTCATTCTATAAATCAGATTTTACAGTTTGTAAAAAATGGAATATTCAAAAAGATTCTATCCTATATCAAGATCTTAATAATCTGAAAGAAAGTACCATGCAAGTATTGGTGTTTGGAGGAGAATTTGATCCAATAACACCCGAAGGTAATGCGGAGAAAACTGCGAATTTATTCGCCAATGGAACTGCTGTTACGGCATATACTTATGGACATGTGCCAAGTTTTACACCAATTGGAATAGAAGTAGTTACGGCATTTATTGATACCAATGAATTCCCTAAAAAAGAGGTGTTCCAAAAAGCACCCAAACTGGAAGTTGTCAGCGCAATTACGGTGAATGGAGGTGTCTCTGCTATGGGAAATAGTTTAAATGAACAAGACCCAATGTTTCTAGCGCCACTTTTAATTGCATTGGGAGTTGCTTTGGCGTTTATTATTGCACACGGCATCAAACTCATTCGAAGAAAGTACAAAAATTTCTCTGATAAATTGGTACGTATCCTATGTTTGGTAACGTCTATTTTTGGGATTATAACGCTCATAGGATTTACAAATGCGCTCTTAACAACAGTAGATCAGAACTTTTATATTTTAGCGTTTGGTTTGCCCAACGCTTACGATTATTTATACATTTTTATGTGGATATTTTTAGGGCTTTTAGCGGTCACATTTATATTTTATACCTTAAAAATTAAGCAACTAAACGAAAGAAGTATTTTGTTTACCATCATATTTTCGAATATATTGATAGCAGTTTATTTTCTGTATTGGGGAATTATTTAA
- a CDS encoding 4'-phosphopantetheinyl transferase superfamily protein, protein MITIYYYHISKNAHAALLQEQLPKFPVEFQKKILRFRRWEDAQLSLSGRLLLQYALQKHANLATVDWNSMSQTAFGKPYIANSNVHFNISHSGSIVACAITKDVEIGLDMEQIRPIDMLHFKSQMTENEWQYVNSAENQLQAFYEYWTKKEAVLKADGRGMSIPLVSFEIINNTATINSNTYYTKKIHLAETYMCHIASAQALNADAITIKRIPVLVG, encoded by the coding sequence ATGATTACCATATATTATTATCATATTTCAAAAAATGCACATGCTGCATTGCTACAAGAACAGCTTCCTAAATTTCCGGTAGAATTTCAAAAAAAGATTTTACGATTTAGGAGATGGGAAGATGCACAATTGTCGCTGTCAGGCAGATTGCTGCTTCAGTATGCTTTACAAAAACATGCAAATCTTGCAACTGTTGACTGGAATTCAATGTCGCAAACTGCATTTGGAAAGCCATACATAGCGAATAGTAATGTACATTTCAATATTTCGCATTCTGGATCAATTGTGGCTTGTGCAATAACAAAAGACGTTGAAATTGGATTAGATATGGAACAAATACGTCCTATAGATATGTTGCACTTTAAATCGCAAATGACAGAAAACGAGTGGCAATATGTAAACAGTGCGGAAAACCAATTGCAAGCATTTTATGAATATTGGACTAAAAAAGAAGCGGTCCTCAAAGCAGATGGAAGAGGAATGTCAATTCCCTTAGTATCTTTTGAAATTATAAACAACACTGCAACAATCAATTCGAATACATATTATACCAAAAAAATCCATTTGGCAGAAACCTATATGTGCCATATTGCGAGTGCTCAAGCGTTAAATGCAGATGCTATTACCATAAAAAGAATCCCTGTTTTAGTAGGCTAA